The following is a genomic window from Halopelagius inordinatus.
GAGTCACTACCCGACTCGTTCCGTCGAACGACAGCGAAGGAAGAATTCGAGACTCTGTTTTCCGTATCTTTGCGCGCGCGTAGCCAGGAATACCGTATGGGCGAGACAACCGCCGAGCGCGCGACGGCCGAGACTACTCAAATCGGGAGTTCCCAGAGCCGCACGAGTTGAAGCAGGATGAGCACGGAGAGTCCGGCGTAGGCGACGCTAAGCGGAGTGACGTCCGAGAGGGTGACGAGAAGAGCGACGACGAGGAGCGACGAACCGAGCGTCAGCGCGGTTTTCGCTCCCGTGGATACCAACTCGGGGATTCGACGTACGACTCCGTCGGGTTCGACACCCTCGAGGAGAACGACGATACCGGAGAGTCCGAGCAGGAGGCCCAGTCCGGCGAAAAGGCCGGTGTACTTCGGCGTGCGGAGGATATACGAAAAGAGACCCGCTCCGACGACGAGCGAACAGAGTCCCCCCGCGCGTCTGACGCCGTGGGCGAGTCTGAACGGGGGCGTCGATGGTGCCGCCGCCGCGGACGGGCGGGCGGTTCCGGCGTCCGGTTCGGAGAATCTGAGATGGTAGCCCACTCCCTCCGCGACCAACGAGACGACGAAAAAGAGAGCCAGCGCCCCGACAGCCGCCTGCGTCGTGTCCGTCGGGTCGGTCACGTCGAGGAAGCGGTGCGCCCAGAAGACGTTCGCCCAGGAACTGTCGTGGATGGCGTCGACGAACCCGAACTGAGCCGGAACTCCCTTGTTCAGGTCGGGGATCATCGCCCACAGACCGCCGAGGACCATCAGGGTTCGAGGGAATCTGATGCGCGGCAGAAAGAACGTGACGACGAGTACCGTCGCGCTTGCGCCGACGACGAAGTGAGTTATCGCGAGTGACATAGTTCTGTATCGGAGATACGAGTCGAAGCTCTTGTCATCCCTATCGGCCCGAGCGGTATAATCGACACGACAGAGTAGCACGAACGAGTCATGTTACGACGGTCCTAACCGTAGTTTCATCGCCAGAGACAGTGAATATCGAGGAATATGCAAAACATCGACGGTACCGAGTTTGTTCACTCTCATATACAGTACCGAAAAGTTACTAGTTCTATAACAGCGGACACGGTGGTGTACATTCACCGAACCGGATACGTTCGAACACCACCATGTCCGAAGTAACATCCACAGCGACGGTCTGAGTCATCGGGTTCGTAGTCTCGTCGATTCGCGGCCCCGCGTCGGGTCGGAGGCAAAACAGGGTTCGAGATTCGGTGAGGGAGACGGGACTGTTACGCGCTTTCGAAATCGCTGAGCATCGTCATCTTCTCGTCGTCTTCGACGTGGGGGGCGACAGAGTCGTGGACGCCGACGAGTTCTATCGTCTCCGACATCGCAGAGAGGATGAGTTCGACGTCCATGTCGAGTGCGTACTCTCGGTACGTTCCCCCGCGCCGGCCCTCGTTCCGTTCGGTCACGGAGACGATACCGAGCATCGCGAGTTCGCTGAGATGGTCCCGCATACGCCGCGGGACGAGAGGGTCGCGGTTCGCCAGTTCCGCGAACCGCGTGTATCTGGGTCTGACGTCGCGAGAGCGAATCGGAGTCTCGCCCTCCAAATCGAGCGTCAAGAGCGCATACAGTACGAGGTGGCCGTGTTCGGTGAGTCCGTTGATGCCTTCCTTTATCCGTCCGCGTTCGAGGGCTCGACGCCCGCGGCGGACGTGTTCTTCCGTGATCTCCTCGGTCTGTTCGTCGCGAGCGAGGTCACCGGCCTTCATCAGCAGGTCGATGGATTGGCGGGCGTCACCCGCGTCTTTCGCGCCGTAGGCCGCACAGAGCGGAATAACCTCCTCGCTGAGGACGCCCTCGTGGAACGCCACCTCCGCACGCTGTCTGAGGATAGCGCGGAGGTTCTCCGCGTTGTAGGCGGGAAAGTGGATCTCCTGTTCGCAGAGCGAGCTCTTGACTTTCGGCGAGAGGTCGTCGCGAAACGAGAAGTCGTTCGATATGCCGATGAGGCCGACCTTCGCCTCCGAGAGGTTTCCGTTCGCCCGCGCACGCGGGAGTTGGTAGAGGATACTGTCGTCGTTGACGTGGTCTATCTCGTCGAGGACGACGAGGACGGTCCCTCCGCAGTCGTCCAGTTCCTCCCAGAGCATTTCGTAGACGGACGCGAGCGGATAGCCGGTCGTCGAAATCTGGTTCGACTCGGAGCGAAGGGTGTTTACCAGCCGGGTCGAGATCTGGTACGAACTCGTCAGTCCATCGCAGTTGAGCAGGATGACGGTGAGATCCAAGTCGTCGTACTGGGCTGCGTCTTCGCGGAGATGAGAGAGAAGATACTTCGTCGCCGCCGTCTTCCCGACACCGGTCTTGCCGTAGAGAAACACGTTGTTCGGCTGTTCGCCGTTGATGACGGGTTGGAAGGCCGCTTGGTACGTCCGCAACTCCTCGTCGCGCCCCACGAGCTGTTCCGGTTGGTAGTCCTCCCGGAGAGCATCACGGTCACGATAGATGTCCGTGTCCCGCTCGAACAGCGCCATGAAATCTCAATATCGGAGCCCGTTAATAAAACCACCGCGTCCGGAGTGTCCGCTGTTCTTGCTATTTATAAGTAATCGGCGGAACACACCCCCTCCACTTTGTCCGCTGTTCTCGCTTCCGAAGGTGGGGGTGGTTCTGAGGAACGACGGAGATGTTTGTATAGCGGTGGTTTTTTATACAAATAGGTCGAGTTAGTCCGTAGAACAACTAGTGCGGTATGCGGAGGGAAGGTGTGGATGCAGTACGTCAAGATATATCGTGTTAGACGGCTGTACGACCCAGATTTTAGAGAGTATCCTAATTAGGCTCGAGCGAGTTTATCACCGCGCCCGAGAGGTCTACTACGCTGTATCGTCGCTTCCGAGGTCTGTCTCCCGACCG
Proteins encoded in this region:
- a CDS encoding orc1/cdc6 family replication initiation protein, whose amino-acid sequence is MALFERDTDIYRDRDALREDYQPEQLVGRDEELRTYQAAFQPVINGEQPNNVFLYGKTGVGKTAATKYLLSHLREDAAQYDDLDLTVILLNCDGLTSSYQISTRLVNTLRSESNQISTTGYPLASVYEMLWEELDDCGGTVLVVLDEIDHVNDDSILYQLPRARANGNLSEAKVGLIGISNDFSFRDDLSPKVKSSLCEQEIHFPAYNAENLRAILRQRAEVAFHEGVLSEEVIPLCAAYGAKDAGDARQSIDLLMKAGDLARDEQTEEITEEHVRRGRRALERGRIKEGINGLTEHGHLVLYALLTLDLEGETPIRSRDVRPRYTRFAELANRDPLVPRRMRDHLSELAMLGIVSVTERNEGRRGGTYREYALDMDVELILSAMSETIELVGVHDSVAPHVEDDEKMTMLSDFESA